Proteins from one Mycobacterium sp. EPa45 genomic window:
- a CDS encoding MarR family winged helix-turn-helix transcriptional regulator produces the protein MANKHSGSRDAAVGMWAKRCYLAARATMEDALRPHGLGATQWYVLYQLAHEGPTLQRDLQRILQVERATLSVVVTTLVRKGLVEQLPDQADQRQKLLRMTAAGTRLWNTLPDLSQIEDLAFSGMNSADLATAARVLRAATERLEKTTQERI, from the coding sequence GTGGCTAACAAACATTCCGGATCTCGCGACGCAGCTGTCGGAATGTGGGCGAAGCGGTGTTATCTGGCAGCCCGCGCGACAATGGAAGATGCCCTGCGCCCCCACGGCCTTGGCGCGACGCAGTGGTATGTCCTCTACCAGCTGGCCCACGAAGGACCCACGTTGCAGCGCGATCTGCAGCGGATTCTCCAGGTTGAGCGGGCAACGCTGAGTGTCGTCGTGACTACATTGGTCCGCAAGGGTCTTGTCGAGCAGTTACCGGATCAGGCCGACCAGCGACAGAAGCTTCTGCGGATGACGGCCGCCGGAACTCGCTTGTGGAACACGTTGCCCGACCTGTCCCAAATCGAGGACCTGGCATTCAGCGGAATGAACTCGGCCGATCTTGCAACCGCGGCTCGTGTTCTCCGCGCGGCCACCGAGCGACTCGAAAAGACTACCCAGGAGAGGATCTAG
- a CDS encoding NAD(P)-dependent oxidoreductase, producing MTVLLTGATGLVGKRLLPRLLAQGVECRVLVRGDNPAPHGATAVRGDLLDGGTLAAAVTDVSAIIHLAASFRTTDTGLIWKSNLEGSRNLIAATQSHAPRVRFIMASTAWIYDADAKRPGREDDPAAPTLDYPASKLAAENALRGSGLNWSILRLGFVYGDKDGHLEALPQLAPGRFHPAQRMSMVHHRDIATAISSALDGTFDGQVVNIADDAPTSVYELVELVGGSMEPSSDPLMNPWSIHMDCSLARRLGFRPVVRTVYQAVQEDLL from the coding sequence ATGACTGTATTGCTCACTGGCGCAACCGGGCTGGTCGGCAAACGGCTTCTTCCCCGGCTGCTGGCGCAAGGCGTGGAATGTCGCGTTCTCGTACGCGGCGACAACCCCGCACCCCACGGAGCCACGGCGGTGCGCGGGGACCTTCTGGACGGCGGCACACTAGCCGCCGCAGTCACCGACGTCAGCGCCATCATCCATCTCGCGGCGAGCTTTCGAACCACCGACACCGGCCTCATCTGGAAGAGCAACCTGGAGGGGTCACGCAATCTCATCGCCGCGACCCAATCCCATGCACCGCGGGTGCGGTTCATCATGGCGAGCACTGCCTGGATTTACGACGCCGACGCCAAACGACCTGGGCGCGAGGACGATCCGGCGGCTCCGACACTAGACTATCCGGCGAGCAAGCTGGCCGCCGAGAACGCACTGCGCGGCAGCGGATTGAATTGGTCGATCCTGCGGTTGGGCTTCGTCTACGGCGACAAAGACGGGCATCTGGAAGCGCTACCGCAACTTGCTCCCGGCAGGTTTCATCCGGCCCAACGCATGAGTATGGTCCATCACCGCGACATCGCGACTGCCATCTCCTCGGCACTCGACGGCACCTTCGACGGGCAAGTCGTCAACATTGCCGACGACGCACCGACGTCGGTCTACGAACTCGTCGAACTGGTCGGTGGCTCCATGGAGCCTTCATCGGACCCGTTGATGAATCCGTGGTCCATCCATATGGATTGTTCGCTGGCGCGCCGGCTCGGTTTCCGACCGGTGGTGCGCACCGTCTATCAGGCCGTGCAGGAAGATCTTCTATGA
- a CDS encoding serine/threonine-protein kinase gives MPLADGQIVAGYTILRTLGAGGMGEVYLVQHPRLPRHDALKVLGSTVSADDEYRKRFNLEADMVATLSNPHIVTIYDRGEFDDKLWIAMEFIDGTDASRLLAERYPYGMPPDEVVRIITGVAEALDYAHGRGLLHRDVKPANILLGRPGSGDERVMLADFGIARWMGQSSDLTGTNMTVGTVAYAAPEQLKGEQIDGHADQYALAATAYHLLTGIPPFQHTNPAIVISQHLSSDPPSIGAKRPELACLSPVFARALAKDASKRYARCIDFARALRQGIGTAEEQTGATDVTSAAMASAAAEKAGAGRHAKPESGSPSRRRLLIPAILGAVVIIAGAAAGLSMLGHRNTATAQSAHTTPPPPAVSSRMDLPVVVIGANCAVLGAAAVSEKGAPAYCAHATPGGGAIVWSLQPEKLVTGGTG, from the coding sequence ATGCCGTTAGCTGACGGCCAGATCGTCGCGGGCTACACCATCCTGCGGACACTGGGCGCCGGAGGGATGGGCGAGGTTTACCTCGTCCAGCACCCGCGGCTGCCCCGGCACGACGCGCTGAAGGTACTCGGTTCCACGGTCAGCGCCGACGACGAATACCGCAAGCGCTTCAATCTCGAGGCCGACATGGTGGCCACGCTGTCGAATCCGCATATCGTCACGATCTACGACCGCGGCGAGTTCGACGACAAGCTGTGGATCGCGATGGAATTCATCGACGGCACCGACGCGTCCCGTCTGCTGGCGGAGCGCTACCCATACGGAATGCCGCCCGATGAGGTCGTCCGAATCATCACCGGGGTCGCCGAGGCGCTGGACTACGCGCATGGCCGCGGCCTGCTCCACCGCGACGTCAAGCCCGCCAATATCCTGTTGGGCCGTCCCGGCTCCGGCGACGAGCGAGTCATGCTCGCCGACTTCGGCATCGCACGATGGATGGGGCAATCGAGCGATCTGACCGGGACCAACATGACCGTCGGAACCGTCGCTTATGCTGCGCCCGAGCAACTCAAAGGCGAGCAGATCGACGGTCATGCCGACCAGTACGCGCTGGCCGCGACGGCCTACCACCTGCTGACCGGAATCCCGCCGTTCCAGCACACCAATCCGGCGATTGTGATCAGCCAGCACCTGAGCTCCGACCCGCCGTCCATCGGGGCCAAGAGACCCGAGTTAGCTTGTCTGAGTCCGGTTTTCGCTCGCGCGCTTGCAAAGGACGCCAGCAAACGCTACGCCCGTTGCATCGACTTCGCGCGGGCGTTGCGGCAGGGTATCGGCACGGCGGAAGAGCAGACTGGGGCGACTGACGTGACGAGCGCCGCGATGGCGTCCGCGGCCGCCGAGAAGGCCGGCGCGGGTCGTCACGCCAAGCCGGAGTCGGGCTCGCCGTCGCGCCGGCGGCTGCTGATCCCGGCGATCCTGGGCGCGGTGGTCATCATTGCCGGTGCGGCCGCAGGCCTTTCGATGTTGGGCCACCGGAACACGGCAACCGCGCAGTCGGCGCACACGACTCCACCGCCGCCCGCCGTATCGAGCCGGATGGATCTGCCCGTCGTGGTGATCGGGGCGAACTGTGCCGTGCTGGGCGCGGCCGCGGTCAGCGAGAAGGGCGCGCCGGCTTACTGTGCGCACGCCACCCCGGGCGGCGGTGCAATCGTGTGGTCTTTGCAGCCGGAGAAGCTGGTGACCGGCGGGACGGGATAG
- a CDS encoding molybdopterin-dependent oxidoreductase has product MTTEHIELAAIGQDGRHLYTCPLCEAMCGLEIQVSGGRVDGIRGNRDDVWSRGHLCPKGASLGAIHEDPDRIRKPMIKVDGQWQEVSWEAAFRRCTELLGPVIAEHGIGAVTCYTGNPLAHSFSLGRYTGVLLGMSGIPVSYSPGTVDQWPKNLTSHLMYGNWWGFPVPDIERTDLLVVMGANPAASQGSLLAAPDVMGILGAIDTVIVVDPVRTATAAKADEWLPITPGTDAALLLAVVHTLFEEDLVRLGALADHVDGVDTLRVVARAWPPERVAPVTGIAAERIKGLARQLAGTENAVVYGRIGLCNQEFGSLASWLVDVVNILTGNFDTPGGAMFPRPAVWTVTAQPQPGLEGGLPEFGRWQTRVRGAKEVLGQVPVSCLAEEIETPGEGQIRALITVAGNPVLSTPQGNRLDELLPGLDAMISVDLWLNETTRHADVILPGLSPLEQPHHDDLILAFAINSIANYSAPVFAPEDPDRPQEWEILVRLTGLCAGMPAEDVDVAAIDDGFFDYLCFTQGLDGAQVRSHYTHGGPERILDLTLRTGPFGDRYGEIADGLTLAKLKEQPNGINFGPMVPQVPEILNTTDKKIRLAPQYLLDDIPRLGRRVEREPDGLVLVSRRHLRSNNSWLHNVSALMKGRDRCTLLMHPDDAASRGVAAGDTVLVESSAGRIEVPVELTDAIKPGVVSMPHGWGHGQPGTRMSVANGSPGVNTNILSPPTFLDEPSGNGALNGIPVTVAPAAACRGT; this is encoded by the coding sequence GTGACCACCGAGCACATCGAGCTGGCCGCCATCGGCCAAGACGGCCGCCACCTCTACACCTGCCCGCTGTGTGAGGCCATGTGCGGCTTGGAGATTCAGGTCTCCGGCGGCCGCGTCGACGGCATCCGCGGCAACCGCGATGACGTGTGGAGCCGAGGGCACCTGTGCCCGAAGGGCGCTTCGCTGGGCGCCATCCACGAGGACCCCGACCGGATCCGCAAGCCGATGATCAAGGTCGACGGGCAATGGCAGGAGGTCAGCTGGGAGGCTGCGTTCCGCCGCTGCACCGAATTGCTGGGCCCGGTCATCGCCGAGCACGGTATCGGGGCGGTCACCTGCTACACCGGTAACCCGCTGGCGCACTCGTTCTCCCTGGGCCGTTACACCGGTGTGCTGCTGGGCATGTCCGGCATCCCGGTCAGTTACTCGCCCGGAACCGTCGACCAGTGGCCGAAGAACCTGACGTCTCATCTGATGTACGGAAACTGGTGGGGCTTCCCGGTTCCCGACATCGAGCGCACCGACCTGCTGGTGGTGATGGGCGCCAACCCGGCTGCCTCGCAGGGATCGCTGTTGGCCGCCCCGGACGTCATGGGCATTCTCGGCGCGATCGACACCGTGATCGTGGTCGACCCGGTGCGCACCGCGACCGCGGCGAAAGCCGACGAATGGCTGCCGATCACGCCGGGCACCGACGCGGCGCTGCTGCTGGCCGTCGTGCACACCCTGTTCGAGGAGGACCTGGTCCGGCTCGGCGCACTGGCCGACCACGTCGACGGTGTCGACACGCTGCGGGTGGTCGCCCGGGCCTGGCCTCCGGAACGGGTCGCCCCGGTGACGGGTATCGCCGCCGAGCGGATCAAGGGCCTGGCCCGCCAGCTCGCCGGTACCGAGAACGCGGTGGTGTACGGCCGAATCGGGTTGTGCAATCAGGAGTTCGGCAGCCTGGCCAGCTGGCTGGTCGACGTCGTCAACATTCTCACCGGGAACTTCGACACCCCGGGCGGCGCGATGTTCCCGCGGCCGGCGGTGTGGACCGTCACCGCGCAGCCGCAACCTGGCCTGGAGGGTGGGCTGCCCGAGTTCGGCCGCTGGCAGACCCGGGTACGCGGCGCCAAGGAGGTGCTCGGTCAGGTACCGGTGTCCTGTCTCGCCGAGGAGATCGAAACGCCGGGGGAGGGGCAGATCCGGGCGCTGATCACCGTGGCGGGCAATCCGGTGCTCTCCACCCCGCAGGGGAATCGGCTCGACGAGTTGCTCCCCGGCTTGGACGCGATGATCTCGGTCGACCTGTGGCTCAACGAAACCACCCGGCACGCCGATGTGATCCTGCCCGGCCTCTCACCGCTGGAGCAACCGCATCACGACGACCTGATCCTGGCGTTCGCGATCAACAGCATCGCCAACTATTCCGCGCCGGTGTTCGCCCCGGAGGACCCCGACCGGCCGCAGGAGTGGGAGATTTTGGTCCGGCTCACCGGCCTGTGCGCGGGGATGCCGGCCGAGGACGTCGACGTCGCCGCGATCGATGACGGCTTCTTCGACTACCTGTGCTTCACCCAGGGTCTCGACGGCGCGCAGGTCCGCAGCCACTACACACATGGCGGCCCGGAACGCATCCTGGATCTGACGTTGCGCACAGGCCCGTTCGGTGATCGCTACGGCGAAATCGCCGACGGGCTGACCCTGGCGAAACTCAAGGAACAACCCAACGGCATCAACTTCGGGCCGATGGTGCCCCAGGTGCCCGAGATTCTCAACACCACCGACAAGAAGATCCGGCTCGCCCCGCAGTATCTGCTCGACGACATTCCGCGACTCGGCCGCCGCGTAGAGCGCGAACCCGACGGGCTGGTGCTCGTGAGCCGGCGCCACCTGAGGTCGAACAACTCATGGCTGCACAATGTTTCGGCGCTGATGAAAGGCCGCGACCGGTGCACGTTGCTCATGCATCCCGACGATGCCGCCAGCCGTGGGGTCGCCGCCGGCGACACGGTGTTGGTCGAGTCGTCGGCCGGGCGCATCGAGGTGCCGGTGGAGCTGACCGACGCCATCAAACCCGGCGTGGTGTCGATGCCGCACGGCTGGGGACACGGCCAGCCGGGCACCCGGATGTCGGTGGCCAACGGCTCGCCAGGGGTCAACACCAACATCCTGTCGCCGCCGACATTCCTGGACGAACCGTCGGGTAACGGCGCGCTCAACGGGATCCCGGTGACCGTCGCCCCCGCCGCGGCCTGCCGGGGCACGTAG
- a CDS encoding acyl-CoA carboxylase subunit beta: MTTESAPAHHPVTTAEKLAELREKLELAKEPGGPAVAAKRDKRGIPSPRARIHALLDPGSFLEIGALARTPGDPNALFGDGVVTGHGTINGRPVGVFSHDYTVFGGSVGEMFGRKVSRLMEWVAMVGCPIIGINDSGGARIQDLATSLAWYAELGRRHELLSGLVPQISIILGKCAGGAVYSPIQTDLIVAVRDQGYMFVTGPDVIKDVTGEDVTLDELGGADAQAKYGNIHQVVDSEKDAFQYVRDYLEFLPSNTFDDAPVVNPGLEPEITPHDLELDSLVPDADNVAYDMHEILLRIFDDGDFLEVAAQAGQAIITGFARVDGRPVGVVANQPMHLSGAIDNEASDKAARFVRFCDSFNTPLVFVVDTPGFLPGVEQEKNGIIKRGGRFLYSVVEADVPKVTITIRKSYGGAYAVMGSKQLTADFNFLWPTARIAVIGAEGAAQLIVKRFPDPKAPEVQEIRRQFIEGYNRDMATPYVAAERGYVDAVIEPHKTRLQLRGAMRILRDKQILRVQRKHGLIPI; this comes from the coding sequence GTGACCACTGAGAGCGCTCCCGCCCACCATCCGGTCACAACTGCCGAAAAGCTCGCCGAACTCCGCGAAAAGCTGGAACTCGCCAAGGAACCGGGCGGTCCTGCGGTCGCCGCCAAGCGCGACAAGCGCGGCATCCCCAGCCCGCGGGCGCGAATCCACGCGCTGCTGGACCCCGGCAGTTTCCTGGAGATCGGCGCGCTGGCCCGCACGCCGGGTGATCCGAATGCATTGTTCGGCGACGGTGTGGTCACCGGGCACGGCACCATCAACGGCCGCCCGGTCGGCGTGTTCAGCCACGACTACACCGTCTTCGGTGGTTCGGTCGGAGAGATGTTCGGCCGCAAGGTATCTCGGCTGATGGAATGGGTGGCGATGGTCGGCTGCCCGATCATCGGCATCAACGACTCCGGCGGCGCCCGCATCCAGGATCTGGCGACCTCGCTGGCCTGGTACGCCGAGCTGGGCCGTCGTCACGAATTGCTGTCCGGTCTGGTGCCGCAGATCTCGATCATCCTGGGCAAGTGCGCCGGTGGTGCCGTGTACTCACCGATCCAGACCGACCTCATCGTGGCCGTGCGCGACCAGGGCTACATGTTCGTCACCGGCCCGGACGTCATCAAGGACGTCACCGGCGAGGATGTCACGCTCGACGAGCTCGGTGGCGCCGATGCGCAGGCCAAGTACGGCAACATCCACCAGGTCGTCGACTCCGAGAAGGACGCTTTCCAATACGTCCGGGACTACCTGGAGTTCTTGCCCTCCAACACTTTTGACGATGCACCGGTCGTCAACCCGGGTCTCGAGCCCGAGATCACCCCGCACGACCTGGAGCTCGACAGCCTGGTCCCCGATGCCGACAACGTCGCATACGACATGCACGAGATCCTGCTGCGGATCTTCGACGACGGTGATTTCCTCGAGGTGGCCGCCCAAGCCGGCCAGGCCATCATCACCGGCTTCGCCCGTGTCGACGGCCGTCCGGTCGGCGTGGTCGCCAACCAGCCGATGCACCTGTCGGGTGCCATCGACAACGAGGCGTCCGACAAGGCCGCGCGGTTCGTGCGATTCTGCGACTCGTTCAACACGCCCTTGGTTTTCGTCGTCGACACCCCCGGCTTCCTGCCGGGCGTCGAGCAGGAGAAGAACGGCATCATCAAGCGTGGTGGCCGTTTCCTCTACTCCGTCGTGGAGGCCGACGTGCCGAAGGTGACGATCACCATCCGTAAGTCGTACGGCGGTGCGTACGCGGTGATGGGTTCCAAGCAGCTGACGGCCGACTTCAACTTCCTGTGGCCGACGGCCCGGATCGCCGTCATCGGCGCCGAGGGCGCGGCGCAGCTGATCGTCAAGCGGTTCCCCGACCCCAAGGCCCCCGAGGTCCAGGAGATCAGGCGCCAGTTCATCGAGGGCTACAACCGTGACATGGCGACCCCGTACGTGGCTGCCGAGCGCGGTTACGTCGACGCGGTGATCGAGCCGCACAAGACCCGCCTGCAACTGCGCGGCGCGATGCGGATCCTGCGGGACAAGCAGATCCTGCGTGTGCAGCGCAAGCACGGCCTGATCCCGATCTAA